In Gemmatimonadota bacterium, the sequence CGTCTGCACGACCACGGCATCGTGCATCGGGACCTCAAGCCCGCGCACGTGCGCGTCGAGGCGGGCGGTGCCGTGCGTCTGCTGGACCTGGGCGTGTGCGCGCCGCTCGGCGCCGCGCATGCGCTGGGGCCCGCGTGGGAGGATCTCGCGGCCGGGACCGTCGCGTACGCGCCGCCCGAGCTGCGCGGCTGCCCCGACCGGGCCACGGCCGCCACCGTGGACGTGTACGCCCTGGGCGTGCTGGCCCTCGAGATCGCCACCGGAGAGCGGTTGCCGGAGGTGGACGGGGGGGCGGCCTGGCGCGGCGAGTGGGTGCGCTGGCGCTTCGTCGAGCAGGGATTCCCCGCGGCGTGCGCGGCGGTGGTGCAGGCCGCCACCGCGGACGATCCGCGCAGCCGGCCGGCGACCGCCGCGGCGTGGCGGCGGCTCTGGTGGGAGGCCGGTCGCGCGCGCTTCCGCGCGTGAGCCCGGCAGCGCAGGTCGCCGCGCCCGCCGCCCGACCGGCCGCTCAGTCGACCGTGTAGGCGTCCGCCCGCTCGGCGAAGCGGTCGATGTGCAGATGGAGCCCGGTGCCCGCCCGATCGGCGAGGCCGCGGGCCAGCGCACGCTCGATCTGCTGCTGCAGCACCTCGTCCCGCGAGAAATCCTTGACGCGCACGCCCAGGGCCCGGAACTGGTCCACCAGGAACGCGACCTGTTCGGGGGACAGGTCGCGGACGCGCAGGTCGAGCGCGCTGCCGGCACCGTAGAGCGCCAGGTGCTCGGCGTGGTCGCGGCCCGTCACCACGACCTCGCGGGCGTAGCGCTCCCGGAAGGCGTCGAAGACGAACGCCACGCGCCGCTCGAACTCCGGACGCGGGATCTGCGACCGGAAGAGGTGGTCCAGGCTCTCGCCGTCCGCGTCGACGCCGAAGCGCGCCGGGACGTCCATCCGCCGCGCCCGGTAGAGCGCGCCCACGGCGGCCTCGAACGTGGCCAGGCGCGCCTGGACCCAGGGATGGCGTCCCAGCGTCGAGGTCTCGACGCCGTTGATGGCCCGCGCGAACTCCGCGAGCGCCAGCTCGGGCTGACCCAGCTCCAGCAACGTGGATCCGCGCTCCATCCGCTCGGTGGCTTCGGTCATGAGCGTCTGGAAGAGCGCGGCCTCCTCCGGCGTGAGCGCCGGGGGTGCCTGGGCGCGCCGGAGCGCCACGCCGATCCCCACCGCCAGCGCCAGCAGCACCGCTGCCACGAACAGGGTCGGTCCGCCCGTGAGGGTGGACGGCCCTCTTTCTCGCTTCCGAGGGTGACGGGGCGGACGAGGGGTCCGCGGACGGGGCGGCTCGGCGGCCTGCGCCTCGCGGCGCACCACGACCGGAGCGCGCTCGACGCGGGCGGACTCGCCCTCCTCGAAGCGGAACGACAGGCCCGGTGCCAACTCGATCACCACGTCGGGCTGCAGCCGGACCGGATCGGTGGAGGCGCGGCCCGCGACCGTCACGGGCGCCTGGGGACGGAGCCACCAGCCGTCCTCGCGCTCGACCAGGACGCAGTGACGGGCCGCGAGCCCGGGATGGGACAGCACGAGGGCGCAGGACGGATCGCGACCGATCCAGAACGGTGGATCCGAGACCGGATGGGCGGCGCCGGAGAGCGGTGCCAGCGGCCGGAGACGAGGGACGTCCGACATGGGCGTGCATGCTAGAGCGCTCGCGGGACCGGCGCCAGCGCAGAACGAGCGACACGAACCTCAATTGAACCGGGACGGAGTGGAGACGATGAGACGGATCTTCGTGATGGGGCTGGCGCTCTGCGGCATGCTGCTCCCGCAGCGCGCGGACGCCCAGCTCACGGGCGTGATCAACCGCCTGTTCGACTACGGCGACTGTGGTGTGGCCCTCTGCCTGTCCACGGACGCCAGCCCGGGCCACGGCAACCACTTCATCCCGGCGCTGCAGGCCAACGCCAGCAACGTGTTCGACTTCATCGGCGGCTCGATCGCGAACAGCGTGGCCAGCTTTCCCATCGCCTCGGCGACCAGCGGCGTGACGTTCGAGTTCGACGCGGCCGGGTTGCCCGTGGAGCGTCGCATCTCCGCCGGGCCGGTGTTCGCCGAACGGGCCCAGACGTTGGGGCGCGGACGGTTGCACGTGGGTGCCAATGTGAGCGGGCTGAGCTTCCGCTCCGTGCGCGGCGTCGACATGAGCGACCTCGAGTTCACCTTCACGCACACGCCCGGGGCGGACGACGTCGTGGGGGACATCCAGTTCGAGAACGATCTGATCGTCGTGCAGGCGGAACTGGAGCTCGACCTGTACGCCGCCAACTTCTTCGCCAGCTACGGCGTGACGGACAACATCGACGTGTCCGTGTCCGTGCCGTTCCTGCACGCCAGCCTGTGGGGCCAGACCTTCGCGCAGGTCCAGGTCTTCGGGAATCCGGCGCAGCCCGCGCACAACTTCGGCACCACCGATCCGCGGCTGGACGCGACGTCCGAAGCCTCCGGGTCGGCCAGCGGCATCGGCGACGTGGCTGCGCGGGTGAAGATGAACGTCTTCCGTGACCAGTTGCGCGGCGCGGCCGTGCTCGCCGAGGTCCGCCTGCCGACCGGGAGCGAGGAGGACTTCCTCGGCGCGGGCGAGACGCAGATCCGTCTGATGGGAATCGCGTCGGCCCGCTACGGCAACTTCACCCCGCACGTCAACGCGGGCTTCTGGATGTGGCCCGGGAGCGAACAGGGCAACTCGGTGCTCGCCACGGTCGGCTTCGACCAGCTCGTGACGCCGTCGGTGACCTTCTCCGGCGACATCATCTCACGCATCCAGGTCGGGGACGGGCTGAGCGTTCCGGCGCCCGTCGAGGTGGTGGGCCGTGGCTTCGTGAACCCGACCAACATCCCGGCCATGAAGGACCACCAGGTCGACGCCGCCGTTGGACTGAAGTTCGCGCCGCTGCCCTTCCTGAACCTCGCGGCCAACGTGCTCGTGCCGCTGAACCAGGGCGGCATGCGGCCCTCCGCGGCCTGGACGCTCGGCCTCGAGTACCACCGCTAGCCTCACCGGAGCCCTCGTCATGCGCCTACGCCACTGGATCGCAGCCGGCCTGCTGGGCCTCGGGATCGTCGCGTGTGACGGCGGCACCGAGCCCGACCCGGAGCTGAGGATCACCCCGAGCCCGGCGGAGGTCGGGGAAGGGGAGACGCTGCTGCTGCAGGCACAGGGCGCCACGTCGCAGGTGACGTGGTCGTCCGCCGATCCGGACATCGCCCGCATCTCCAACACGGGCGTGGTCACCGGCGTGCGGGTGGGCTCCACGACGGTGAGGGCGTCGGCCGGGCGCCAGCAGGCCCAGACCCCGGTCACCGTGACCCTGCCTCCGCTCCTGGGATTCAGCGTCCCCGCGGTCTACTTCACCGTGGAGCAGGGAAGCGCGGCGCCGGGCCCGCAGACGGTGCGCATCGAGAACCAGGGTCTGCAACCGCTCACCGGCCTCACGGCCGGCGCGCCCGTCTACGGCGGGTCCGCGAGCGGCTGGATCACGCGTGCCGAGCTGTCCGGCACGACCGCGCCCACGGTCCTCAACGTCGCCGTGGATCCCGCGGGTCTGGCTCCCGGGACGTATCAGGCGAGCGTGCCCGTCTCCGGCTCGGCCGTCAACGCGCCGCAGTCGCTCGTCGTGGTGCTCGACGTCGTGGACAACCCCGTGCTCGCCGCGACCCCCGCGCGGGTCGACCTGTTCGCGCCCGCGAACCAGATCCCCGCGCCCGTGAGCGTCGACATCACCACGTCGACGCCGGGCAACGTCGGCGACCTGACGCTGGGCGTGTCCTACTCGGGCTCGGAGCAGATCTGGATGGATGTCCGCCTGGTGGGCACCCGCACCCCGGCCACGCTCGAGATGGAGGTGACGCGGGCGCTGCCCCAGGGCACGCACCGGGCGTCGATCACCGTGGCGTCGCGCTTCCCGGGCGCACGCGCGGTCACCGTCCCGGTCGCGCTCGAGGTGGGACCCGGGCCTTCGATCGGGCTGTCCGCGAGCGCGGTCTCCATGTCCGCCGTCGTCGGGACCCCGACCATCGCCACCCGCACCGTGTCCGTCACCAACGCGGGCGCGCAGACACTGGACGGGCTGGTGGCCGCCATCGACTACGGAACCGGACCGTCGGGCTGGCTCCAGGCCGTGATGGGGAACACCGCGCCCACCACGCTCGCGCTCGCCGCCACACCGGGCACGCTGGCCGTGGGCACCTATACCGCCACGGTGCAGGTCTCCTCGCCGGTGGCGGCCAACTCCCCGCGCTCGGTGGCCGTCACCTTCGCGGTCACTCCGGTCAACCCACCCGTGGTGCAGCTCAGCACCAGCGCGGTGTCGTTCGCGGCCCCCGCGGGCGGGTCGCCCTCCGCGCAGGCCGTGTCCATCACGAACGGGGGCGGCGGCACGTTGGACGGCCTGTCCGCACAGGTGGCCTACCAGAACGGATCGGGCTGGCTGTCCGCATCGCTGGGGAGCACCACCGCACCCGCCGTCCTCACCTTGAACGCCAGCACGGGCGGGCTGTCCGTCGGCGTCTGGCGCGCCACCGTCACCGTGGCCTCCACCTCACCGGGCGCGCAGGCGCGCACGGTGTCGGTGACCCTCACGGTGGTGCCGTCCTTCGCGACCGACATCTATCCACGGCTCAACGCGCAGTGCACGGGCTGCCACTACAACGGGGGCACCCTTCCGAACTTCGGAGCCGGCGCCGCCACGGCGCGCACGCAGCTGCTCACCATGTCCAGCTTCGGCGCCGCGTGGGTGGTCTCGGGCGATCCCAACGCAGGGCGCCTGGTCTGCCGCATCAAGGGGACGTGCACCTCGGGCTCGTCCACCGACATGACCATGCCCGCGCTGGACGTGGAGCGCATCCAGCAGTGGATCGCCGGAGGCACGCCGCCATGAGCGGGCGGGCCTCCCGGCGCCGGACGGGATCAGCGGGGGTCGAGTCGGAGGAGCAACCAGCCCTGCGGCCCACCGCGCAGGAATGCGCGCAGCGGGATGGGCTGCCCGGGCGGAGCGCCGTTGGGATCGGTGTAGCGCAGCGACAGCAGGACGTCGACCTCGGCCCGCTCCCCGTCGGGTCCCATGGCGGGCTCGCCCTCCGTGGTGAGCTGCACGCGCAGGTCGCTGAAGCGGCCGGTCTCGAACTGGCGGAAGAACGGCACCCACTTCTGCTCCTCCGACGCCGGGATGCCGAAGAACGCCGCCCGCAGCCGCTCCACGTCGTGCGATTCCAGCGCCGCGCGGTAGCGCTCCAGGACGGCCTGGATGGCTTCGCGGGGGCTCGCCGCGGCCGCCGTCGCGGGCTGGGGCTCGGGAGCCGCGGCCGCGGGCTCGGTGCGGGTCTCCGGCTCGACCGGTGCCTCCTCGAGCCTACGGAACGTGGGCGTCCAGCGCTCCACGCCGCCCGCCCGGACCGTGTAGGAGGCGGTCGTGGGGAAGTAGCCCGGCGCGGAGATGGCCAGGGTGTACGTGCCGGGGGCGCGTTCGATGCGCCGCCCGCCCACCACCCGTCCGTCGACGGTGATGCGGGCGTCGGGCGGGAGATCGCCCTCGATCACGACGGCACCGGTCGCGGGTGGCTGCGGCCGGGGCGCCGGGGTCTCCGCGACGGTCGGCGCGGGCACCGGGACGGAGTCGGCAGCCGCCGTGTCCACGGTCGCCGGCTGGGCCGCGGGGGCCAGGGTGGGCACGCTGTCGCGCGGGGCCACCGCCACCGGCGGCAGGGGCTCGGCCTCGGCGCCGCCGCGCCCGCCGCCCAGGAGCAACCAGGCTCCCGCACCCACCACACCCACCGCCAGCAGGCCCAGCCACAGGCCCCGGCCGCCGCCGGACGGGGCTGCGAGCGGGGCGGCGCGGGACGGCGCGTCCCAGGGCGTCTCCGGCGGTTGGTAGTCCGTCGGCGGAGCGCCCAGGGTGTCCGATTCGATCCCGGGCTCGGGCTCCGGCTCCGGGTCCAGCTCCACCGCCGCGGGCGCGGGCGGGACCGCGGCCGCGGGACGGTCCTCGCGCCACAGCAGCGCCAGGTGCAGCTCGTCGTCGTCGGCGGGCGTCAGCACGTACGCCAGCACCCCCCGCTCGGCATCCTCCGCGAAGAAGACGGCGCCCTCGGGCTCGGCCGGCAGGCTGCCCAGGAGCGTCAGGCCCTCGGGCAGCGCCGCCCGCACGTCTTCCTCGACGCGGCCGATCGTGAGGCCCAGCGTGGCCGGATCGGTCCCGAAGGTGCCCGCGCCGCAGTCGGGGCAGGGCTGGCCCCAGGCGCGACCGGGATCGCCGCAGGTGGGGCAGAGCACCGGCGCGCCCGGCACCCGGCCGTCCAGGCGATCGGCGACGCTCAGGATCTGCTCGTCGCCCTCGTCCTCCTCCAGGAGGAGCACCGTCAGACGGCCCGACCCGCTCTCCGAGGCCAGGAACGCGGTACGCCGCTCGTCGTGCCCCAGCTCGGCCAGGAGGCGGTAGCGGCCCTCGGTGGCCTGTCGAATGGCTTCGATCAGCGTGTCGTCGATCACGTCCGCGTTCCGTCCGCCCCGTCCCGGGTTCTCCGCCGGCCCGTCGGCCGCGCGCGGCCCCGGGATCCTTCGTCGGTGGCCCAATATGGGCGACCGGCGTCGATCGGGGAAAGCGCGTCGGCGCCCCTGCGCGGGCGCGCCCTTCCATTCCCCCGCACGGGAGATGCCTCCTGATGGACTCCATCCTGTCGGTCCGTACCCGTCCACCTGCGCCGGAGGCGCCGGCTGCGCGGCCGTTGCCGCTTCCCTCGGGGAGGGCCGTGGCCTGCTCGGTCGAAGACGGCCTCGAGCAGGTCTCGCTGCTCGGGCCCACGGGTGAGCTGGAGGTACGGGTCACGTTCACGGAGCGCGGGCCGGTGCTGCACGTGCGCGCCGTGGACCTGGTGCTGGAAGCGCGCGACGAGGTGGCCATCCGCTGCGGTCGCCTGCGGGTGGAGACGGCCGGGGACCTGGAGCAGCACTGCGGAGGCGCGCTGCGGCAGACGGTGGGAGGCGATGCCCATCTGCACGTCGCCGGCGACCTGCGGACCGAGGCCGATGCGGTGGAGACCCACGCGCGTCTGGGCGATGTGCGCCTCAAGGCCAACGACGACGTTCGCCTCAATGGCGAGCGCATCAAGCTCAACACCTGAGCCGACCATGGAGCTCGTGAATCCGACCGGGTGGAACGCGGGGTGGCTGTCGACCACGTTGGACGACGAGCACCTCCTGGGCGCGGTGATCGTCCGGCCCGCGTTCCGTCTGGAGGGCGAGTCGCTCCAGGCCGGGGATGCACCGGTGTGGCCGATCGAGCCCGGGGGGAGCCGCACCGGGCTCGGCACCTTCGGGGCCGACCTGCCGTTCCTGAACGGCGGTGTGGACGTCCTCGTGGTGGGGGACGCCGTGCCCCCGGGCGGCGTCGCGCGCCCCGAGATGGAGGTGCGCCTGGACCTGGGCGGACGCTTCGCGCGGCGGCTGCACGTGCTGGGCGACCGTCACTGGATCCGCGCAGCGGGTACGCTGCAGCCCTCCGCGCCCGCGCCCTTCACCGCGCTGCCGCTGGAGTGGGGGCGCGCCTACGGCGGCCGAGCGGCGCACCCGCTGGGCGAGCAGGTCTTCCCCGCCAATCCGGGCGGCCGCGGCTTCCACCTGGACGAAGCGGAGGCCGAAGGCGGGCCGCTTCCCAACATCGAGGACCCGGAGCGGCGCATCACCCGCTGGGACGACCGTCCCGAGCCGGTGGGCTGGGCACCCTATCCGGCCGACGGCGCGCTGCGCCCGCTGCACGCCGCACGGGTCGAGGGCGAGGGCGCGTCGGCCCGCTACCGCGGCGTGGCGCCCACGTTCTTCAACCAGGCCGCACCGCGGATGATCCTGCCCGCGGCCGAGGCACCGCAGCCGGGCGAGATCGTGGAGGTGATCGGCATGCGCGCCGACGGCCGCTTCCGCTGCGCGCTTCCCGACCTGGCCTTCCACGTGGACGTGGCGCTCGGCGATCGGCGGTACCGCTTTCCGGCCCACCTGGACCAGCTGCTCCTCGCGCCGACGCTCGGCGCGCTCGTGCTCTCCTACCGCGCCGTCTTCCGCTACCGCATGGTGCCGCGCGAACGTCGCAGCGTCACGCTCGTACAGGCGCATGATGCCCCCCGGACCGGAGCCGCCGCATGATCGCCTCCGAGTTGCGCGACGCCCCCCTGCCCGAGCTGCCCCCCGGGTACGAGCTGCTGGAGCCCGCGCCCGAGCGCAAAGGCCAGTGGAGCGGGCCCGACGGGGTGCGCGTGGGCGTGCTGCTCAAGCGCACGTACGAAGACGACGGTCGCGGCGGCCTGACGCTGGCCGACGCCCCGGTCCCGCTCTTCGACGCGCCGTTCCCGTGGAGCGAGTCCGCCTCGGGCGAGGACCCGCCGCCTGCGAGCGACGAGGACACCCTCGCGCTGCGTCCGGGCACCGACGTGGTGGTGCAGGGAAGCGCCTATGCTCCGGGCGGTCGCGCCCGCGAAGGATGGGTGCGCTTCGAGGGCGCGGGCCTCAAGCGCGAGATCCGGGTCTTCGGCGATCGGCGTCTCGAGCGTACGCCCGGCGGCGCCTGGCGCATCGCGGAGCCGGCCGGGTTCACATCCATCCCGCTCCGCTACGACCGCGCGTACGGAGGACACGACGCGCGCGCGTTGGCGCGCCACGGCGACCCCCAGGCCGAGCTGATGGAGCTGATCGATCCCGAGCTCGCGTCGGGGCCGGGCCTGTACCACTACCCGCGCAATCCCGCCGGCACGGGCTACGTCGTCGACGCGGACGACGAAACGCTCGCGGAGCTCCGCCTGCCCAACTTCGAGTTCCCGTTCGATCCGCTCACGGTGGAGCGGCTCGTGGCCGGCCGGGTGGAGCGCTGGATTCGCCGGCCCCTGCCCGCCGCCCTCGACTGGGTGGGCTCGGCCTGGTTCCCCCGCGTCGCCTACCTGGGGATCCGCCGGCCGCACGACCTGGGAGACGCCCCTCCGGCGGAGGTGCTCGGTCGGTGGGCTGCCCCCGACCTCATGCAGATCGAATCCCCGCTCAAGTCGGGGCGTCCGCCCCGTCTGGAGTTCCACCAGGGCGCCTCACCGGGGATGACGCTCGCGCGTCTGCGCCCCGATGCCGCCTTCCGCATCGAGGGCATGAGCGCCGATGGCGGCGTGCACACGGTACGCCTCCCGGGGGAGTGGCCGGAGGTGGAGCTCCGCACGGGTCCCGAGACGCTGAAGGCGGCACCCCATCTCAACTCCGTGTGCATGGACCGTGAGGCCGGAACGCTGATGCTGGTATGGTGCGCCACGGCGCGTGTCGAGCGCCCGCTCTCGCCCGTCGAGATCGCGGGCATGGAGACCATCGTGACCTGGCGATCCGCGGATCGCTGGGGCTGAGGACAGGAGCGGGTCGATGGCGTCGGTGATGAACTGCAATGCACACCTGATCGTGCACCCGTTCGTGGGTCTGTCCTTCCACACCGGCTACGGGCCGCCCTACATGGCACCGGTCCCCTACACGCCGGCCATCTCGTTCAGCGTGCTGATCGGCTCCCGCCTGCAGGCGCTGCCGTCCTGGGACGTCCAGGGCCCGGCCGGGCTGCCGTTGCTCGGCCGCGAGAACGACTCGGGGCTCGTGGTCCCCCATGTGCACATCGGGCCCCAGTTCGACTGGTTCCAGCTCCTGTCCACCCTGTTCGGCGGGTCGGAGGTGTTCATGGGGGCCGGGTCGGTCCAGATCCCCGTGGACGACCTGTTCGCGCGGCTGCCCGGGTTCGCGGGCGACCTCCTGGGGGACGAGGAGACGGCGGTAGGCAGCTGTCTCTTCCCGGGCCCGATCAGCCTGAACGTGGGCTGCTCCGATCCCATCGACCTCCCGTTGGACCTGGTGATCGCGCCCAACACGATCCTCGTCGGCATCTCGCTCGCCGACATCCTGTACGCCATCGTGATGTTCGCCGTGAGCGCGTTCCTCTCGGTGCTCGGCGGCGCGCTGGCGGACGAGGCCGGCGAGCGCATCGCGCGACGGCTGGTCAAGAAGACGGCCGAGGAGGCGGCGCAGGAAGGGCTCTCCAAGGCGGCGAAGCGCCAGGCGCGCGACTGGGGGGCCGATGCCCTGGAGCGTGCGACCCGGAGCGCGCGTCGGGAGATGATCCGCCAGGGGATCGAAGGCGTCTCCGCCGGCGTGGTCAACTTCGTCGAGGACACGATCGCGGATGCGGTCGTGCGCGAGAAGACGCTGAAGCCGGGGGTGGACCGCGTCGCGGGGGAGCCCGCGCCTGCGACGTCCTCGCGCGGCGCGCGGGCGACGTCGACCGAGCCCGCCTCGGCCCGCCGGGCGGCGGGTCCGCGCTCGGCCGCCGACGCGGCGGGCCCGCGCGACGTCGCCGCCTCCGGCGGGGGACCCGGCGATCCCGCCGCCTCCACCGTGGCCGACCGCAGCGGGCTGCCGGGCGCACCTTCGCAGCCGGGCCGACCGACCCTCCCCTCGAGGCCATCCGTCCCGACGAGCGGATCGACGCCCGGGCGCATCGACGCGCTCGGCGGCGACCTGGGCGGCGGAGCGCCGGAGGCGGTCCACGCGCGTTTCGCCGACGCGACCGCGCCCGATGCCGCTGCCCGCCTGCGCGAACGACGCGCTGCGCTCGACGCCTGGGGAGCGGCGCAGCCGCCGGAAGCCATCGTGACGCTCGCGCAGGACACGCTGTCCGGGTTCTTCCCGCGCGAGATGGTGGAGAGCCGGTGGAGCGAGCTCGCGGAGCTGCGCAGCACCATGCTCGCCGACCTCACCGGAGTGGGGGTCGCGCCGAGCGACAACTTCTGGGGAGGCGTCTGGCAGCCCCACTCGGCCGAGTGAGTACGGCCGTGGGGACGCGTGCGGACCTGCGCACGCGCGTGCAGGGGGAGCTGTTCGTCGTGCATCTACTCAAGCGCACCTATGAATGGCGCGAGTACGGCCGGTGTCGGCTGAGCGACGAGCAGGAGCCCCTGCACGAGCGCCAGCCGCTGCACGCCCGCTCGGCCTCGGGCGAGGCGCCCCCACCCGCCGGCGACGTCGACTTCATCGCGCTGCGTCCGGGCGTCGACGTGGTGGTGCAGGGAGCCGCCTACACCGTCAGCGCGCGCCAGACGGAGTCGTCGGTGTCGGTCGAAGGACCGGCATTGCGGCGGACCCTGCGCGTGATCGGGGACCGCGTGGCCGAGATGACGGCGGACGGATGCATCCGCTTCAGCGCGCCCCGCCCGTTCCGCCGCATGCCGGTGCGGTACGATCGCGCGTACGGCGGCCACGACGCCCAGGCGCTGGCGCGCTATGGGGACAGCGCGCGCGAGGTGCTGCGGCCACCCGTCGGCGCGCGTGAGCCGACCACGCGCTTCCACTATCCGCGCAATCCCAGCGGCACCGGGTTCGTGGTGGAGCCGACACGGGCGGCGGTCGACGGCCGCCGTCTGCCCAACCTCGAGTTTCCGGACGATCCGCTCACCCCCGCACGGCTGGCGTGCGGGCACATGGATCGCTGGCCGCTCGCGCCGTTGCCCGCCGGTCTGGATTGGTACGGGCTCTTCTGGTTTCCGCGCTCCGCCTACCTGGGCATGATCCCCCGGCACGCGCCGCTGGACCGGCCGCTGCCCGAGGTGCGTGCCCGCGTGGCGTCCGAGGATCTCCTGGCCATCCGCCCGCCGTGGGCGAGCCGCCTCGATCCGCGCGCGGAGTACGCCCAGGGCGCCTCGCCCGGCATGACGCTCGCCACCCTGCGCGCCGATGCCTCCTTCCGTCTGCGGGGCTTCTTTCCCGATCGCACCGAGTGGGTGGTGCGCCTGCCCGGCGAGGTGCCGCGGGTGGCCGCCGTGCCCAGCGGGCGGCGTGCGCCGCCGGTGGAGCCGCGCCTCAACTCCGTGGTGTTCCAGCCCGAGCGACGTCGCATGACGCTGACGTGGGCGGCGCTGGTGCCGGCGGACGCGGCACCCGGAGGCGAAGCGCGGGTGGAGTGGGAATCGCTGCACGTGCACTGAACCTCGCGGGGCCGCCCGCCCGGTCGTCGGGGGCACTGGCGTTGACCTTGCATCCGCACCGGGTCCATACTGCCGGTGTCCGGCCTGTCGGCAGGGCCACCCCCCATCGCTCCCCCGACGCCGATGAGCGCAGCGCACGAGGTCACCCGCCTCTTCACCGCCTGGCGGGAGGGAGACGAAGCCTCCCTGGAGCGGCTGATGCCGCTCCTCTACGACGAGCTCCGCCAGCTCGCCTCCCGCTACATGCGCGGCGAGCGCAGCGATCACACGCTGCAGGCCACGGCGCTCGTCAACGAGGCGTATCTGCGCCTGGTGGGGTCGGATGTCTCGTTCGCCGATCGCTCGCACTTCCTGCGCATCGCCGCGCAGGTCATGCGGCGCATCCTGGTGGATCACGCCAAGGCCAAGAAGGCGCTCAAGCGGGGTGGCAACCAACACCCCGTCACGCTGGACGAGTCGGTGTTGGCCTCGGACGACGCGCCCGAGGTGGTGCTCGAGGTGGACGAGGCCCTCCAGCGCCTGGCCGAGCACGACGAGCGCAAGAGCAAGGTGGTGGAGCTGTTCTATTTCGGGGGGCTCTCCTACGAGGAGAGCGCGGCCGCGCTCGGGATCTCCGAGGCCACCGTGCACCGGGACCTGCGCTTCGCGAAGGCCTGGCTGCACAAGGAGATCGAGGCCCAGCGCCGCGGCGGGTCGGAGACGGCCGGCAGCGCCTGATGCGCAGGCGGGCGCGTGCGCGCCCGCCGACCGTACGACGCAGCGCGCCAGCGGGGACCCCCCGACCGGATCCGCCGATCCGCCCGCGCTGGACGCCCCCTCAGTCCCCGCCCACCAGGCCCAGCAGACCGTCGAGGAGCGGCCGCCCGTTGGCGGCCACGACCGCTCCCGGCCTCAGGTCGAGCGGCCGCCCGTCCGGGCGGACCGCCACGCCGCCGGCCTCCTCCAGGAGGATCAGCCCGGCCGCGATGTCCCACGGGGCCAGGTGGAGCTCCCAGAAGGCATCCAGCCGGCCGGCTGCCACGAAGCACAGGTCGAGCGCCGCCGCGCCCGCGCGGCGGATGCCGGACGTGGCGCGCAGCACGCGGTCGAACTGCACCAGGTAGGGTGGCAACGCCTCCAGACGCTTGAAGGGGAAGCCCGTCCCGATCAGCGCGCCCGCCAGCTCCCCGCAGGTGGAGACCCGCAGCGGCACGGGTGCAGGCGCGCGCGGGCCCTGATACCAGGCCCCACCGCCCTGCCGTGCCCACCAGCGCTCGCCGGTGGCCGCCGCGGTGACGGCGCCCGCCACCACGCGCCCCGCGACGGCCACCGCCACCGAGGACGCGAAGAACGGGTGCCCGTGCAGGAAGTTGGTGGTGCCGTCCAGCGGATCGATCACCCACAGCGGTCCCTCGCCCGGGTCCTGGTCGTGCCCGAGGCCTTCCTCCTCGGCCAGGAGCGCGTGATCGGGATGCCGGGCGCGCACGAGCGCCTCGATCTCGGCCTGGGCTTCCAGGTCGACGGCCGAGACGAAGTCGCTCCGGCCCTTGGTGGTGACGGAGCCCGTCTGCGAGGCGCCGAGGTGGTGCGCGTGCACGCGCGCCGCGGCGTCGGCGGCGTCCCGGGCTGTCGTCAGCCACGCATCGAGGGCGTCCAGCGCTGCCTCCGTGGGTTCCGTGGTGTGGGGGGGCAGTCTAACTTACCCGCCCTCTCCCACCCGTACAGGGAAGCGTGCAGTCGTGAGCAAGAAGCCGGTCGTCCTCAGCGGAGTCCAACCCACGGGCGAGGCCCACCTGGGCAACTACCTGGGGGCGTTCCGCCAGTGGGTGGACATGCAGGACCGCTACGACGCCTTCTACTGCATCGTGGACCTGCACGCCATCATCACCGAGTACGATCCGCGCG encodes:
- a CDS encoding protein kinase, which translates into the protein MGRLHTVRRLEDPVRGLVVQKRVADASREDLRLRLVHEARALSRCAGRPTPRLLAFHPDGSLVMEHVAGAEPVRWLGHGRARARDAWQLVTAVADAVGRLHDHGIVHRDLKPAHVRVEAGGAVRLLDLGVCAPLGAAHALGPAWEDLAAGTVAYAPPELRGCPDRATAATVDVYALGVLALEIATGERLPEVDGGAAWRGEWVRWRFVEQGFPAACAAVVQAATADDPRSRPATAAAWRRLWWEAGRARFRA
- a CDS encoding FHA domain-containing protein, encoding MSDVPRLRPLAPLSGAAHPVSDPPFWIGRDPSCALVLSHPGLAARHCVLVEREDGWWLRPQAPVTVAGRASTDPVRLQPDVVIELAPGLSFRFEEGESARVERAPVVVRREAQAAEPPRPRTPRPPRHPRKRERGPSTLTGGPTLFVAAVLLALAVGIGVALRRAQAPPALTPEEAALFQTLMTEATERMERGSTLLELGQPELALAEFARAINGVETSTLGRHPWVQARLATFEAAVGALYRARRMDVPARFGVDADGESLDHLFRSQIPRPEFERRVAFVFDAFRERYAREVVVTGRDHAEHLALYGAGSALDLRVRDLSPEQVAFLVDQFRALGVRVKDFSRDEVLQQQIERALARGLADRAGTGLHLHIDRFAERADAYTVD
- a CDS encoding Ig-like domain-containing protein, which codes for MRLRHWIAAGLLGLGIVACDGGTEPDPELRITPSPAEVGEGETLLLQAQGATSQVTWSSADPDIARISNTGVVTGVRVGSTTVRASAGRQQAQTPVTVTLPPLLGFSVPAVYFTVEQGSAAPGPQTVRIENQGLQPLTGLTAGAPVYGGSASGWITRAELSGTTAPTVLNVAVDPAGLAPGTYQASVPVSGSAVNAPQSLVVVLDVVDNPVLAATPARVDLFAPANQIPAPVSVDITTSTPGNVGDLTLGVSYSGSEQIWMDVRLVGTRTPATLEMEVTRALPQGTHRASITVASRFPGARAVTVPVALEVGPGPSIGLSASAVSMSAVVGTPTIATRTVSVTNAGAQTLDGLVAAIDYGTGPSGWLQAVMGNTAPTTLALAATPGTLAVGTYTATVQVSSPVAANSPRSVAVTFAVTPVNPPVVQLSTSAVSFAAPAGGSPSAQAVSITNGGGGTLDGLSAQVAYQNGSGWLSASLGSTTAPAVLTLNASTGGLSVGVWRATVTVASTSPGAQARTVSVTLTVVPSFATDIYPRLNAQCTGCHYNGGTLPNFGAGAATARTQLLTMSSFGAAWVVSGDPNAGRLVCRIKGTCTSGSSTDMTMPALDVERIQQWIAGGTPP
- a CDS encoding DUF2169 domain-containing protein, whose amino-acid sequence is MELVNPTGWNAGWLSTTLDDEHLLGAVIVRPAFRLEGESLQAGDAPVWPIEPGGSRTGLGTFGADLPFLNGGVDVLVVGDAVPPGGVARPEMEVRLDLGGRFARRLHVLGDRHWIRAAGTLQPSAPAPFTALPLEWGRAYGGRAAHPLGEQVFPANPGGRGFHLDEAEAEGGPLPNIEDPERRITRWDDRPEPVGWAPYPADGALRPLHAARVEGEGASARYRGVAPTFFNQAAPRMILPAAEAPQPGEIVEVIGMRADGRFRCALPDLAFHVDVALGDRRYRFPAHLDQLLLAPTLGALVLSYRAVFRYRMVPRERRSVTLVQAHDAPRTGAAA
- a CDS encoding DUF2169 domain-containing protein, with protein sequence MIASELRDAPLPELPPGYELLEPAPERKGQWSGPDGVRVGVLLKRTYEDDGRGGLTLADAPVPLFDAPFPWSESASGEDPPPASDEDTLALRPGTDVVVQGSAYAPGGRAREGWVRFEGAGLKREIRVFGDRRLERTPGGAWRIAEPAGFTSIPLRYDRAYGGHDARALARHGDPQAELMELIDPELASGPGLYHYPRNPAGTGYVVDADDETLAELRLPNFEFPFDPLTVERLVAGRVERWIRRPLPAALDWVGSAWFPRVAYLGIRRPHDLGDAPPAEVLGRWAAPDLMQIESPLKSGRPPRLEFHQGASPGMTLARLRPDAAFRIEGMSADGGVHTVRLPGEWPEVELRTGPETLKAAPHLNSVCMDREAGTLMLVWCATARVERPLSPVEIAGMETIVTWRSADRWG